DNA sequence from the Ruminococcus albus 7 = DSM 20455 genome:
TACTCGGGTATGCCGATGTCGCTTTCATCATCAAGCCCAAGACTTTCTTTCAGTCCCGGCAGGGCATAGCCGATGACAGCCTGTCTGCCGCCGTCGGAGATCAGCTTACCGTTAGTCACACTGATATTACTGAACTTTTCACTGTCCAGCAGTGCACCTGTTGCCATAAGGAACGGGGTATAGATCGTTTCGTTCTTTCCGTTTATCTTTACTGTGGAAGTCGAATTGTTTGTATAATCGTACCTTACAGTGACCTTGCCGCTTTTGCCTGCCAGTTCCTCGGGAGTGATGCTTTTGCCGTCAAGGGTGTAGCTGACTTTTATATCAACAGGCAAAGCTGCATCTGTGTAGCCCTTGTAGTATACATCTCCGCCTGATGTGTTCCACTGCATATTATCTCCGCTGCCTGAGAAGGTATCATCGTTCTTCATATTTTCTATATCGGTAAGAGTGGATATATCCATAAGCGAAGTGAGTCCCTGAGGATTAACAAGATGGTCACTCACCACAGTCTTTGTCGGAGCGCCGTTTGCATCGGTCAGTACGTAAACAGTTTCCTCTTTGCGTGCAGTATTGCTGTCGGCGGTCTTTGTATCTTCTGTTTTCTTCTTGTCATGCTTTTTTATCTCGGGCGACTTGTGATCATCGTCAGCTTCGGAACTGTCTTTATCCGAAGTCTTTGAGGAACTGTCATTTGCGGATGTATCGTCCTTGTTTGCAACTGCGTAAAATCCTGTTGAGCCTGCCGATATCAGTACTGCCAGGACACCTGCTAAAAATCTGCTGTATTTTTTCATAATGATCTCTCCTTATCTATTCAACTATTCAACTGTTCAGTGAGGGGACTTTGAAAGCTTTTTCCCTTCTTGCTGTATCCTTCATGCCTATTGTGCTGTTGATTATCACCTTATCAAAAAGCAGCAGCATGGATGGGAGTGCACATATTACCGTTACCATTGATACCAGCGCACCTCTGGACATCAGTGTGCAGAGCTGTGATATCATATCTACGCTGGAGTATACACCGACACCGAAGGTCGATGCAAAGAAGCCCAGTGCGCTTACCATAATGGATTTCATCGAGGTAGCTAATGCTATGGTCACGGCTTCGGTCTTGTCCTTGCCGTCTATACGTTCCTGCTTGTATCTTGTGGTCATTAGTATAGCATAGTCAACAGTGGCGCCCAGCTGTATGGTGCCTATTACTACAGATGCTATAAAAGGTATCTTGGTATGTGTGAAGCAGGGAACTGCCATATTTACGGTTATTGCGAATTCTATCACTGCAACGAGTATCATAGGCAGAGATACCGATCTCAGCGCGAAAAGTATGATTATGAATATTGCTGCTATGGATACCGTGTTTACAACTGCGAAGTCACGTTTTGTTATACTGATAAGATCCTTTGTTGCGGCAGCCTCACCTATTACCATGCCGTTGTCATCATACTTTTTGAGTATATCTATGAGTTCATCTACCTGTGCGTTGACTTCGGGGGATGCTACCTTGTAATCAGAGCCTACCAGCATCAGCTGCCAGCCGCCCTCTTTCAGAAGACCGCTCACCGATTCGGGGATAGCTTCTTCGGGGATGGACGGACCTATAAGAGTATCGAATGCCATAGTCATGCTGACACCGTCCACCTTTTTCATCTCATCAGTCATACTGATAACATCACTGCGCTTCATATCAGCGCTGCACAGTATCATGTGGGTTGAGGTTATATTGAACTCATCCTGAAGCTTGGTGTTTGCGATCACGCTGTTCAGATCAGTGGGGAGCGTGTCTGTCAGGTTGTAGTAAACATCTGTATGGGTCTGTCCGTAAATACCCGGTATCAGCAGGGCTATGAACAGTACAACGAATACAGTGTGATGCTTTACTATAAAAGAAGCGGCTTTGTCCATGCTGGGGATAATATCCTTGTGTATGGTCTTTTCGAGCAGCTTATCAAAGACGAGTATCATTGAGGGCAGTACAGTCACACAGCATATAACGCCGATGACAACACCCTTAGCCATAACTATGCCCATGTCAAGACCCAGTGTATAACTCATGAAGCACAGTGCCAGGAATCCTGCAACTGTAGTTACCGAACTTGATACTACAGAGGAGATGGTCTGTGCTATGGCTTCAGCCATGGCTTCGTATTTGTCGGAGAAATTCTCTTTTTGTTCCTTGTAGCTGTGCCACA
Encoded proteins:
- a CDS encoding efflux RND transporter permease subunit codes for the protein MKNFGKAVVRLRILIVILALVLAVPAAIGMLKTRINYDILSYLPEDIDTMKGQQIMLDEYGKGGFAFVVVEGMEDKDVAALKSEFEKIDAVSDVLWYDSIADISIPKEILPEDIYSFFNNEDGSATMMAVFFNQATSADESLEAVVEMRKIAGKQCFINGMTAIVEDIKDLTMKETTAYVGIAVLLTSIILAVTMDSLLIPVFFMLSVGLAILYNLGTNIFLGQISFITQALTAVLQLAVTIDYSIFLWHSYKEQKENFSDKYEAMAEAIAQTISSVVSSSVTTVAGFLALCFMSYTLGLDMGIVMAKGVVIGVICCVTVLPSMILVFDKLLEKTIHKDIIPSMDKAASFIVKHHTVFVVLFIALLIPGIYGQTHTDVYYNLTDTLPTDLNSVIANTKLQDEFNITSTHMILCSADMKRSDVISMTDEMKKVDGVSMTMAFDTLIGPSIPEEAIPESVSGLLKEGGWQLMLVGSDYKVASPEVNAQVDELIDILKKYDDNGMVIGEAAATKDLISITKRDFAVVNTVSIAAIFIIILFALRSVSLPMILVAVIEFAITVNMAVPCFTHTKIPFIASVVIGTIQLGATVDYAILMTTRYKQERIDGKDKTEAVTIALATSMKSIMVSALGFFASTFGVGVYSSVDMISQLCTLMSRGALVSMVTVICALPSMLLLFDKVIINSTIGMKDTARREKAFKVPSLNS